Proteins co-encoded in one Fusarium fujikuroi IMI 58289 draft genome, chromosome FFUJ_chr06 genomic window:
- a CDS encoding related to benzoate 4-monooxygenase cytochrome P450, whose translation MSASIASLGSAPYAAAVGIAVVVYFIIYPFILYLKDPKGLRRFPNMSPFSGMSNLPFMILAHGGARSTHLAKLHKTKPIIRTGPNSLSFAGGQAIKDIYGHGTPCIKDESYIVGAGTHFHLADVVDKHEHARKRKVLSSAYALKNLEGWEYKVADKVQRMMNHFDKVCTAPLPKGARFPDPQDVNLDFRAWSNFFSLDAIADIGLSEKLGLLDQGHDRVEAQQTCGTVYEANLRECLYPTARKQSYLLWTYDHYKLLNKISNVIPFYRKMAESAKGWDDIVLRRAQIRLDRYHKGEKLDDFFQALMEDKNGNSHELEWGEIVAEINIMMNAGSVTTAIALANILYQLILNPRVMEILRHELDSVLEPDEVVAPYEKVKHLPYLRACLDESLRLWPPTPQNLGRQTPPEGLTIMGQYIPGNTSVGVSALVAHRDESIYPESEKFIPERFLGEKGKELQSHFITFSAGARGCIGRNISYLEQAVCLASIVHRYEFALPAGFELKREETMNHILGPMPVKVWKRNLED comes from the exons ATGTCTGCCTCCATTGCCTCTTTGGGCTCAGCACCCTATGCAGCTGCAGTGGGTATTGCTGTAGTCGtttactttattatctaCCCTTTCATTCTCTACcttaaagaccctaaag GTCTTCGGCGCTTCCCTAACATGTCCCCGTTCTCCGGCATGTCTAACCTTCCCTTCATGATCCTTGCTCACGGCGGCGCACGGTCGACTCACCTTGCGAAACTACATAAGACAAAGCCTATTATTCGAACGGGGCCTAACTCGTTGTCATTCGCCGGCGGTCAAGCcataaaagatatttatgGCCACGGAACTCCCTGTATCAAGGACGAATCATACATTGTAGGAGCCGGAACCCATTTTCACCTGGCCGATGTTGTAGATAAGCACGAGCATGCCCGAAAGCGAAAGGTCCTGTCATCTGCTTACGCACTCAAAAACCTCGAGGGCTGGGAGTACAAGGTCGCGGATAAGGTGCAGCGAATGATGAACCATTTCGACAAGGTCTGCACAGCTCCTTTGCCCAAGGGTGCCAGGTTCCCCGACCCCCAAGACGTTAACCTTGACTTCCGCGCCTGGTCTAACTTCTTTTCCCTCGATGCCATCGCCGATATTGGTCTTTCGGAAAagcttggtctccttgatCAAGGCCACGATCGTGTGGAAGCCCAGCAGACATGCGGTACTGTCTACGAAGCCAATCTACGCGAATGCCTTTATCCCACTGCACGCAAGCAGTCTTATCTTTTGTGGACCTACGATCATTACAAGTTACTCAATAAGATCTCCAACGTCATTCCTTTCTATCGAAAGATGGCAGAGTCAGCGAAAGGCTGGGATGACATTGTGTTGCGACGAGCTCAAATCCGATTAGATCGATACCACAAGGGAGAAAAGCTTGACGACTTTTTCCAGGCGCTCATGGAGGACAAGAACGGCAACTCTCATGAGCTTGAATGGGGCGAGATTGTTGCTGagatcaacatcatgatGAACGCGGGTAGCGTCACGACCGCGATTGCTTTAGCCAACATCCTCTATCAGTTGATACTCAACCCTAGGGTAATGGAGATCCTCCGACACGAACTCGACTCTGTCCTAGAGCCCGATGAGGTGGTGGCGCCCTACGAAAAGGTGAAGCATCTCCCTTACCTTCGCGCTTGTCTCGATGAGTCGCTTCGCCTCTGGCCCCCAACTCCCCAGAATCTCGGTCGTCAGACTCCTCCGGAAGGTTTGACGATCATGGGCCAGTATATCCCGGGGAACACATCAGTCGGTGTGTCTGCTCTTGTGGCGCATCGCGATGAGAGCATTTATCCCGAGTCAGAAAAGTTCATTCCTGAGCGATTCTTGGGCGAAAAGGGCAAGGAACTACAGTCTCACTTTATTACATTCTCAGCAGGTGCTCGAGGCTGCATCGGGCGCAACATTTCATATCTTGAGCAGGCTGTCTGCCTTGCTTCAATAGTTCACCGCTACGAGTTTGCACTACCAGCAGGCTTTGAGctgaagagagaggagacAATGAACCACATCCTGGGGCCTATGCCAGTCAAGGTTTGGAAAAGGAACTTGGAAGACTAA
- a CDS encoding probable ITR1-Inositol permease — MSSQDDHKSSTEGGGIEKSTSTNVEHLEKSHGTVVEFDDSIEDTKPSKSVWLITFTVAMGGFLFGYDTGVISAVLVTIGGDLGHHLDSHEQELITSITSGGALIGALIAGLPADKYGRKLGIYIGCFLFLVGSVVQAAAFNIVAMTAGRLIVGFGVGSAAMIIPLYIGELAPAKYRGRMIAFDNLSVTLGQLVSYGLGAALTDVPHGWRYMIAIGGVPPIILAALLPRCPESPRQLIAHGKRDEAEKCLRRVYPAATEEQLKSKLDHLVWTIEVESSVVANKSLWWQFKQLHCVPSNLRALISACTVMAISQLGGFNTLMYYSATLFSLVGFNKPTAVAIVVGATNFLFTFVNLVVIDKLGRRIILLVTVLGMAVSMVIAAVAFHWIPISKDLVLQADSVNWAGIVVLVTIIFYVAFFATGVATIGWVGTELLPLEVRALGTMMNTVTCWSCNLIIASTFLSMMKSMTPSGAFGFYAGICFFGWIFVIFFYPEVKGLPLEEVRKVFENGFDVKLAKQMQLELKANSQASVASRA, encoded by the exons ATGTCTTCTCAGGATGATCATAAGTCCTCGACCGAGGGCGGCGGTATAGAAAAGTCAACGTCCACTAATGTCGAACACCTTGAAAAGTCTCACGGCACTGTTGTCGAATTCGATGACTCCATCGAAGATACCAAGCCATCCAAATCCGTTTGGCTTATCACATTTACCGTTGCCATGGGCGGCTTCTTGTTCG GTTATGACACTGGTGTCATCTCAGCCGTTCTGGTCACCATCGGCGGCGATCTCGGCCACCATCTCGATTCCCATGAGCAAGAGCTTATCACTTCCATCACCTCTGGCGGCGCTCTCATCGGTGCTCTGATCGCAGGCCTTCCAGCTGACAAATACGGCCGCAAGCTCGGAATTTACATCGGttgctttctcttcctcgttgGGTCTGTTGTCCAAGCTGCCGCCTTCAACATTGTCGCCATGACTGCTGGACGTCTAATAGTGGGATTCGGGGTAGGGTCGGCGGCGATGATCATT CCTCTTTACATCGGAGAGCTCGCCCCAGCCAAATATCGCGGTCGCATGATTGCCTTCGATAACCTCAGTGTGACACTGGGTCAATTGGTTTCTTATGGTCTTGGAGCTGCTCTTACCGATGTCCCTCATGGCTGGAGATACATGATCGCTATCGGCGGAGTTCCTCCCATCATTCTTGCCGCCCTGCTGCCTCGTTGCCCTGAGTCGCCTCGACAACTCATTGCTCATGGCAAGAGAGACGAAGCTGAGAAGTGCTTGCGACGAGTTTACCCTGCTGCTACTGAGGAACAGCTCAAGTCTAAGCTCGACCACCTTGTATGGACTATTGAGGTTGAGTCTTCGGTTGTGGCCAATAAGTCTCTCTGGTGGCAATTCAAGCAGCTTCACTGTGTTCCCTCCAACCTTCGTGCACTAATTTCTGCTTGTACTGTTATGGCCA TCTCTCAGCTCGGTGGTTTCAACACTCTCATGTACTACTCTGCCACTCTGTTCTCCCTTGTCGGGTTCAACAAGCCTACCGCCGTTGCCATCGTTGTGGGTGCTACCAACTTCCTTTTTACATTTGTCAACTTGGTTGTTATAGACAAACTGGGCCGCCGCATCATCCTCCTAGTCACCGTGCTGGGCATG GCTGTGAGCATGGTCATCGCCGCCGTCGCATTCCACTGGATTCCCATCTCCAAAGATCTAGTCCTCCAGGCCGATTCCGTCAACTGGGCTGGTATAGTCGTGCTCGTTACCATCATTTTCTACGTCGCCTTCTTCGCTACGGGTGTAGCTACGATCGGATGGGTCGGAACGGAGCTTCTACCTCTCGAGGTTCGCGCTCTCGGCACGATGATGAATACAGTGACTTGCTGGAGCTGCAACCTTATCATTGCCTCGACTTTCCTTTCTATGATGAAGAGCATGACACCTAGCGGCGCGTTTGGCTTTTACGCGGGTATCTGCTTCTTTGGCTGGATCTTTGTTATCTTCTTTTACCCAGAGGTGAAGGGGCTTCCGCTTGAAGAGGTCAGGAAGGTCTTTGAGAATGGGTTTGACGTCAAGTTGGCCAAGCAGATGCAGCTCGAACTCAAGGCTAACAGCCAGGCTTCTGTGGCGTCCAGGGCCTAA
- a CDS encoding related to ARCA protein, which translates to MATHRRMTYSQREWDVNLDKQKIEFLDQTLDIVRSFNSFSDPEAYPSSSEEQSYYFLERQDEGNTPLSGSSRHDVDGGEHHLTSSTYSHTDTQPQETSNLGHSTLQFHQQSDQLPGLVFDDYTNVTTEQINGDTEFAAQDTYASYGDRYQLRLPTCGLKQDEAELVRHFFSGFSDAFDLGDPDRPFSSWLSTRVLQYPRLLESILTIVSRHFGKRRTNSGCLDSAAEPLSESNPRSPNISSNINCSMEEIHSVVDLLSRFAQSMEVRTAKCLVSSPSLGQANMMDRPTELFERESLPEAAWWANLRMEAYLAVVNQVPFPSYLDSLCADKRGAPVDDKDWANLMLLHLTDIIRYCLSDNKDTEHYAALLKDITIWSETKPDSFDPIYTCNHPEKQVLPDIWLYSEPVAAGLQYYHLSRMLLMSHDPRLPKIGLARNRTMKQIELEMKTDTKIVCAIAAGMGEASPTYLCVHIDPELW; encoded by the exons ATGGCCACTCATCGCCGCATGACTTATTCTCAGCGGGAATGGGATGTCAAC cttgacaagcagAAGATCGAATTTCTGGATCAGACCTTGGACATCGTTCGGTCATTTAACTCGTTTTCAGACCCCGAAGCCTACCCCAGCTCCTCAGAAGAACAGTCCTATTACTTCCTAGAAAGACAAGACGAAGGGAATACACCTCTATCTGGGAGTAGTCGACATGATGTTGACGGTGGTGAACACCATCTGACTAGCTCGACTTACTCGCATACAGATACTCAACCACAAGAGACTAGCAATCTGGGCCATTCCACCTTGCAATTCCACCAGCAATCCGACCAATTACCTGGGCTGGTGTTTGACGATTACACAAACGTTACGACTGAGCAGATCAATGGTGACACAGAGTTTGCAGCACAAGATACCTATGCTTCGTATGGCGATAGATACCAACTGCGTCTACCCACGTGCGGGCTCAAGCAAGACGAGGCAGAGCTGGTTCGCCATTTCTTTTCCGGCTTTAGCGATGCTTTCGATCTTGGGGATCCGGATCGGCCGTTCTCCAGTTGGTTATCAACTCGAGTGCTGCAATACCCTCGACTTCTCGAGTCTATCTTGACGATTGTCTCAAGACATTTTGGCAAGAGGAGGACTAATTCAGGTTGCCTGGACTCAGCGGCCGAGCCGCTTTCTGAAAGCAATCCACGTTCGCCTAACATCAGCTCAAACATTAATTGTTCCATGGAAGAGATCCATTCTGTCGTGGACCTGTTATCACGGTTTGCGCAAAGCATGGAAG TACGCACAGCGAAATGCTTGgtctcctctccctctctcggTCAAGCGAACATGATGGATCGACCGACAGAGCTCTTTGAACGAGAAAGCCTCCCCGAGGCTGCCTGGTGGGCAAATCTACGAATGGAAGCCTACTTGGCAGTTGTCAATCAGGTACCTTTCCCATCATACTTAGACTCTCTATGTGCAGACAAAAGAGGTGCTCCCGTGGATGACAAAGATTGGGCAAATCTTATGCTTCTTCACTTGACAGACATCATCCGATACTGTCTCTCagataataaagataccGAGCACTATGCGGCGCTGCTGAAAGACATAACTATCTGGTCGGAGACAAAGCCAGATTCCTTCGATCCTATATACACCTGCAATCACCCCGAGAAACAAGTACTTCCAGATATATGGCTATATAGCGAACCAGTGGCTGCTGGCTTGCAATATTATCACCTCAGCAGGATGCTTCTCATGTCTCACGATCCACGTCTTCCAAAGATTGGGCTTGCAAGGAACAGGACAATGAAGCAAATAGAG CTCGAAATGAAGACCGACACCAAGATAGTCTGCGCTATCGCTGCAGGCATGGGTGAAGCTAGTCCCACATACCTGTGTGTTCATATAGACCCCGAACTTTGGTGA
- a CDS encoding related to ARCA protein — translation MLESPIHDVVMPPSLFLADRSPEYKSNDGIQLSSPASYASSYVIGSPRRLTSPIRTRREAFLLVNYLQDLSPRVGYCPPNNILSLISSFQIDICDPSKRFGREVPKRARQLPLLAYSILAFSSRHQVMVTGIDDGSSEEYHSHALRILIPILDDPMSSLDENLLAAAVLLRLYEEMCDVDTGTHLVGCARLWNNIPDFIAEGGLSEAASWILLRQNLHISLIKGEPMQVDLNKYRRSRSFIDTTDEDFANRIILICCQVLEACFGPSAQPDYETWAHLGKEVALWHDSIPAHYHPYHSDMEGTSPGARSAFPVVWMMNPAQVMGYQHYCLSRILLHISEPRLWISSLRTIEHRVAADKAALNDLHIAVGLGIHNPSVVGAGFTVHHMLFTCGCLLTNPVEQQEVLDFVDSFGKTIGWPVHRLISKLTATWK, via the exons ATGTTGGAATCACCTATCCATGATGTGGTTATGCCGCCGTCTCTATTCCTTGCAGATCGCTCCCCAGAATACAAATCAAACGATGGTATACA ACTGTCTTCCCCAGCATCTTACGCATCCAGCTACGTTATTGGCAGCCCGCGTAGATTGACATCCCCGATAAGAACTAGACGGGAAGCGTTTCTCTTAGTAAACTACCTGCAAGATCTGTCACCAAGAGTGGGCTATTGTCCTCCCAATAACATCCTCTCTCTAATATCCAGTTTCCAGATTGATATCTGCGATCCTTCGAAGCGCTTTGGTCGTGAAGTGCCAAAGAGGGCTCGCCAACTTCCCCTCCTAGCATACTCCATCCTAGCTTTCTCATCACGCCATCAGGTCATGGTCACCGGTATTGATGATGGAAGTAGTGAAGAGTATCATAGCCATGCTTTACGCATTTTGATCCCCATTCTTGACGACCCAATGTCATCGTTGGATGAAAACCTTTTAGCAGCAGCAGTCCTCCTACGGTTATATGAGGAGATGTGTG atgttgatacTGGAACCCATCTCGTTGGATGCGCGCGACTCTGGAATAACATCCCCGACTTCATAGCTGAAGGCGGATTGAGCGAAGCGGCTAGCTGGATTCTTCTTCGACAGAACCTACACATCTCTCTGATAAAAGGCGAGCCCATGCAAGTAGATCTGAATAAGTACAGACGTTCGAGATCATTTATAGACACGACTGATGAGGATTTTGCCAATCGGATTATTCTCATCTGCTGCCAGGTATTAGAGGCTTGTTTTGGCCCAAGCGCTCAGCCCGACTACGAGACGTGGGCGCATCTTGGCAAAGAGGTTGCGCTATGGCACGATTCAATACCAGCTCACTATCATCCTTATCACTCTGACATGGAAGGTACTTCTCCTGGTGCCAGATCGGCTTTTCCTGTAGTATGGATGATGAATCCTGCTCAAG TCATGGGATATCAACACTATTGTTTATCTCGTATTCTATTGCATATCTCTGAGCCCAGATTATGGATTTCTAGTTTGAGAACTATCGAGCATCGGGTTGCTGCAGAT AAAGCGGCCTTGAATGACCTCCATATCGCTGTCGGTCTTGGCATCCACAACCCTTCTGTAGTTGGCGCTGGGTTTACTGTGCATCATATGCTTTTCACTT GCGGTTGCTTACTGACTAACCCTGTGGAACAACAGGAAGTGCTTGACTTTGTGGATAGCTTTGGGAAAACCATTGGATGGCCAGTTCATCGGTTAATAAGTAAACTAACTGCAACATGGAAGTAA
- a CDS encoding related to alpha-galactosidase precursor, giving the protein MRSIFYVILSARAALAAKALAQKPQMGWNSWNSFKLNVSDELVRSTANALVDTGLAKLGYNHVLIDDGWQDSERDSDGKLAANHTRFPGGISDTASYVHSKGLKVGVYSDAGIFTCGKYPGSYGYEEVDAQTFADWGVDYLKYDNCGGFQSNTLSVQERFLKMSYALGASGRQIFYSLCEWGNQFPWLWADQIGESYRMSGDIYSSFAKDRATVCQTAYCMNQGYAGVSVLTMIRKMREISPFSKPGSWADMDMLEIGTWTMTELEEQTHFSFWAALKSPLIIGADLKNISDTSLAIYKNKDIIALNQDDAGKPALYLPKLSKEGSYQVWAGPLSSGKRQHVILVQNYGSDDVDVPFSLADIPGLSVEEQMKIRDVWAGKAITASAGKISLKGIKPTQTKVLVVSK; this is encoded by the exons ATGAGATCTATTTTCTATGTTATACTCTCGGCAAGGGCTGCCTTGGCGGCCAAAGCCTTGGCCCAGAAGCCACAGATGG GCTGGAATTCATGgaacagcttcaagctcaacgtGAGCGACGAACTGGTCAGGTCAACCGCCAACGCCCTCGTCGATACTGGTCTTGCCAAGCTCGGCTATAACCACGTCTTGATCGACGACGGATGGCAAGACAGTGAGCGTGATTCAGACGGCAAACTTGCAGCAAACCACACTAGGTTTCCTGGAGGTATCTCTGATACAGCGTCTTATGTTCACTCCAAGGGACTCAAGGTCGGGGTCTATAGTGACGCTGGAATCTTTACGTGCGGAAAGTATCCTGGCAGCTATGGCTATGAGGAAGTTGACGCACAAACCTTTGCTGACTGGGGTGTCGACTACCTCAAGTATGATAACTGCGGTGGCTTCCAGAGCAACACGCTCTCCGTTCAGGAGCGATTTCTCAAGATGTCTTACGCTCTAGGTGCCTCGGGTCGTCAGATCTTCTATTCGCTTTGCGAATGGGGTAACCAGTTTCCCTGGCTCTGGGCCGACCAGATAGGCGAGTCTTATCGTATGTCGGGCGATATCTACTCGTCTTTTGCGAAAGACAGAGCAACTGTTTGCCAGACGGCTTACTGCATGAACCAAGGCTATGCTGGAGTCAGCGTTCTGACCATGATACGCAAGATGAGAGAAATCAGCCCATTCTCGAAACCAGGCTCTTGGG CCGACATGGATATGCTGGAGATTGGAACCTGGACCATGACGGAGCTGGAGGAGCAAACCCACTTCTCCTTCTGGGCTGCCCTCAAGTCTCCCCTTATCATCGGCGCTgatctcaagaacatcaGTGATACCTCGCTCGCCATttacaagaacaaggacatcATCGCCCTGAACCAGGATGACGCGGGCAAGCCTGCCTTGTATCTGCCAAAGCTATCTAAGGAGGGCAGTTATCAGGTTTGGGCAGGGCCACTGAGTTCTGGAAAGAGGCAACATGTGATTTTGGTCCAGAACTATGGTAGCGACGACGTGGATGTTCCGTTCTCGTTGGCAGACATCCCTGGTCTTTCGGTTGAGGAGCAGATGAAGATCCGGGACGTCTGGGCAGGAAAGGCGATTACTGCGTCTGCAGGCAAGATTAGCTTGAAGGGTATCAAGCCAACACAGACAAAAGTCCTGGTCGTCTCTAAATAG
- a CDS encoding related to GPI anchored protein, whose protein sequence is MVAKAIVCIVALAASVTGFVHPGLLHTSRDLERAKNHVLKGDEPWTTDWQLLLNNSHASPTYEPDPQPTIYRGSDGTHAENYGRLYNDAHAAYQLAIRWHIQGDDQYADAAVAILNAWSSTMVAIGGSSDRFLAAGIYGYQLANAAELLRSYSGWSASDQDQMKTFLQDVFFSESYRFLTTHNGQDEYHYYANWDFCSIANIMAIGVFTDNQTMYDYGKNYFLGGDGRGAINNFIYKNYTESGSGKILSQGQEAGRDQGHATLDISLLGVVMQQGYNQGDDLFATLGDAGLHASEYVSKYNVGYDVPYTLYESYEGNQTVISADSRYTHRPGFELVYAHYNDIKHANASWTKMYRDQTNGNSTAGVEGGGGNYGPNSGGYDVLGYGTLLYRLSA, encoded by the exons ATGGTAGCCAAAGCAATCGTTTGTATCGTCGCGCTGGCTGCATCCGTGACCGGGTTCGTCCATCCTGGCCTCTTGCACACGTCTCGGGACTTGGAAAGAGCCAAGAATCACGTACTCAAGGGTGATGAGCCGTGGACCACAGATTGGCAACTCTTGCTCAACAATAGCCATGCATCACCAACATACGAGCCAGACCCTCAACCCACCATTTATCGCGGCTCGGATGGTACTCACGCGGAAAACTATGGTCGCCTCTACAACGACGCACATGCGGCATATCAGCTTGCCATCCGATGGCACATCCAGGGAGACGACCAATACGCCGACGCGGCTGTTGCTATCCTCAATGCTTGGTCGTCTACCATGGTGGCCATTGGTGGTAGTAGTGATCGCTTCCTCGCTGCTGGTATCTACGGCTACCAGCTTGCTAATGCAGCAGAGCTTTTACGTTCGTATAGCGGCTGGAGTGCGTCGGATCAAGACCAGATGAAGACGTTCCTCCAGGATGTCTTTTTCTCAGAGAGTTACAGATTTTTGACAACCCACAACGGGCAAGACGAGTATCATTAT TATGCAAACTGGGACTTTTGCAGCATCGCCAATATCATGGCAATCGGCGTATTTACTGACAACCAAACGATGTACGACTATGGTAAAAACTACTTCCTTGGCGGAGATGGACGTGGAGcgatcaacaacttcattTATAAGAACTATACCGAGTCCGGCAGCGGCAAGATTTTGTCCCAAGGCCAAGAGGCTGGGAGAGACCAGGGCCACGCCACTCTAGACATTTCTCTGCTCGGGGTTGTTATGCAACAAGGGTACAACCAGGGGGATGACTTGTTTGCCACATTGGGAGATGCTGGGCTTCATGC CTCCGAATATGTCTCGAAGTATAACGTTGGGTACGACGTCCCGTATACTCTGTACGAGAGTTACGAAGGCAATCAGACTGTTATCTCAGCGGATAGCAGGTACACCCATCGCCCAGGTTTTGAGCTTGTCTATGCACACTACAACGATATCAAACATGCCAACGCTTCCTGGACCAAGATGTATCGCGATCAAACTAATGGTAACTCTACCGCTGGGGTTGAGGGCGGAGGCGGTAATTATGGACCTAACAGTGGAGGCTATGATGTTCTTGGATACGGTACCCTCCTCTATCGCCTGTCGGCTTGA
- a CDS encoding related to allantoate permease: MVKATEVQHSDSITPAEATANHGQKTATADLETANYAQDAPIEIDDKTNKELFWTVNRRILACMLGTYFCQSLDKGTLGFSSVMGIQEDANLHGQQFSWLGTILYMGVLVGEYPTNFLLQKLPVAKYLATNVFCWGVVIACSAAAKNFASLMVVRFLLGMFESCVQPAFIIMTSMWYTKREQSILTSLWYCMTGVQLMVGGIIAWGVSHYKDGVIYPWQLLFLVLGLLTCVWGVFIGWWLPDSPMKAKCFNEDQKRLMVERVRANETGIQNKSYKRYQAIEAATDPIVWCYVMLQLTSTLIIGGLGVFSNLIISFFGFTYLQTQLLNIAQGAVTIVVMVGSATLATATGQTAWVMHAWTIPPIIGTAIIYSIPPTSSNRVGLLIAFYCTQFYLAEGNLIFSLISRNIAGQTKKSTTLAITFVAWAAGNMTAPQIFQKSDSPRYEKGFTAHFCLYVLFNIFLVILRLLLVRRNANKRKAALEASPAVDDSGKQTESDQLGHLNAFADLTDKENPDFRYDF; the protein is encoded by the exons ATGGTTAAAGCAACCGAGGTACAGCATAGTGATTCCATCACTCCTGCTGAGGCAACTGCCAATCATGGTCAAAAAACCGCAACCGCAGATCTTGAG ACTGCCAACTATGCCCAAGATGCCCCGATCGAAATTGACGACAAGACAAACAAGGAGCTTTTCTGGACTGTAAACAGGCGCATCCTAGCTTGCATGCTCGGAACATACTTCTGCCAATCTTTGGACAAGGGCACGCTTGGCTTTTCGTCTGTCATGGGTATCCAGGAAGATGCCAATCTCCACGGACAGCAGTTCTC ATGGCTAGGAACAATCCTCTACATGGGAGTTCTCGTCGGCGAATATCCTACCAACTTTCTGCTTCAAAAGCTACCTGTTGCCAAGTACTTGGCGACCAACGTCTTCTGTTGGGGGGTTGTGATTGCCTGTTCTGCGGCTGCTAAGAACTTTGCAAGCCTCATGGTAGTTCGCTTTCTTTTGGGTATGTTTGAGTCATGCGTTCAGCCGGCCTTTATCATCAT GACGAGTATGTGGTACACAAAGCGGGAACAAAGTATCTTGACATCTCTCTGGTACTGCATGACTGGAGTTCAGCTCATG GTTGGTGGCATCATTGCATGGGGAGTGTCTCACTACAAGGATGGAGTCATCTATCCTTGGCAACTACTGTTCCTCGTCCTTGGACTACTCACCTGTGTCTGGGGCGTGTTCATCGGTTGGTGGCTGCCCGATTCTCCCATGAAAGCAAAGTGCTTCAACGAAGACCAGAAGCGGCTCATGGTTGAGCGTGTTCGTGCCAACGAGACCGGTATCCAGAACAAATCTTACAAGCGGTATCAGGCCATCGAAGCAGCCACGGATCCCATTGTTTGGTGCTATGTTATGCTCCAACTCACCTCTACTCTGATCATCGGCGGTCTGGGTGTCTTCTCGAATCTCATCATTTCCTTCTTCGGATTCACCTATCTCCAGacccagcttctcaacattgCCCAGGGTGCTGTGACAATCGTAGTCATGGTCGGAAGCGCCACACTTGCAACAGCCACGGGGCAGACTGCATGGGTGATGCACGCGTGGACAAT CCCTCCTATCATTGGAACTGCCATCATCTACAGCATACCTCCGACATCTTCGAACCGCGTCGGTCTACTCATCGCCTTTTACTGTACACAATTCTATCTCGCCGAGGGAAACCTGATCTTTTCCCTGATCTCTCGCAACATTGCCGGCCAGACAAAGAAGTCTACCACGCTGGCCATCACCTTCGTGGCTTGGGCTGCTGGTAACATGACCGCCCCACAG atcttccaAAAATCTGATTCGCCTCGTTATGAGAAAGGGTTTACAGCGCATTTCTGTCTATACGTTCTCTTCAACATTTTCCTTGTCATCCTTCGGCTCTTGTTGGTTCGCCGTAATGCCAACAAGAGAAAGGCGGCTCTGGAAGCGTCTCCTGCAGTCGATGATAGTGGCAAGCAAACTGAGAGTGACCAGTTGGGACACCTGAATGCCTTCGCAGATTTGACAGATAAGGAGAATCCTGACTTCAGGTACGACTTCTGA